AAACTTGTAGCAACTTCCGGAACGGCAAGAGAATTAAAGCGAAACGGCATTCCTGTTGTGTCCGTATTTAAGGTGGGGGAAGGGCGCCCGAATGTAGTGGATGGTATTAAAAATGGTGAAGTGAACCTTGTAATTAATACGCCCATGGGCGCACAAGCACGGTATGATGAAGAAGCCATCGGCCGGACTTGTATTCAAAAAGGTATTGAGGCAATTACCACGCTCTCCGGCGCTGAAGCCGCTGTAAGAGCAATAAGGTTGGCCGGGAGAAAAATTGAAGTGAAATCAATTCAGGAGTACCATAATTATGTTGATTCACATTAATAATATCTTTTAGGTTCGCACCGTTATGTTGAACAATCGACGCAATAATAGACAAGATCGCCGTCGCTCCAATAGCTTGGTGGGACATCGGTAGAGTCTAGCGTCAAATCATAGTAAAAAGATTTTGATGAAAGCCCTCCGGATGTCCCGGAGGGCTTTTTTTATTTTAAAAAGGAATATCATGAAAAAAGAAAAAATCATACTGGCTTACAGTGGTGGGCTGGATACATCCATTATACTGAAATGGTTGGTGAATAAAGGGTATGAGGTTATTTGTTTTGTAGGTGATGTGGGTCAAAAAGATGACTTTGAGGCGGTTGAAGAAAAAGCCATGGTTTTAGGTGCATCTAAAGTTCATATC
This genomic interval from Candidatus Neomarinimicrobiota bacterium contains the following:
- a CDS encoding argininosuccinate synthase, which produces MKKEKIILAYSGGLDTSIILKWLVNKGYEVICFVGDVGQKDDFEAVEEKAMVLGASKVHI